In Gammaproteobacteria bacterium, the genomic stretch AAACACTTCGATAAACCTCTGCAAAATAAAGATCTTTCCACTCCAGATCAGAATAAATATCGCCTTAACAATGAAACGGCAATAAATCTTTATACGTCGTCAATACCTCAAGAAAAACTAAACGTTCCTATAAAATACACCCCCGAATTAGAAATTGATGAGGCTGGGAAATTCGATTTACTGAGGGCGCTAAGATGTCCTGAAAAACCCAAACATCAACATCGCATGGTTGACGATCTAGTACATCTAAGTGATATCCATGTCGCAATCACTGTATGATTTACTCAAAATCCACCGACAGAAATTAGTTACTGCTGAATCTTGTACCAGTGGATTATTAGCAGCAGAAATTACTTCGCTATCGGGCAGCTCTGATTGGTTTGATCGCGGTTTTGTAACATACTCCAATCTTTCTAAACAAGAGATGCTCTCAGTTAATGCTCAAACTCTTGAAAAATTTGGTGCCGTGAGTGAGCAAACTGCAATAGAAATGGCTGAAGGCGCTCTTCAAAAAAGCAATGCTACTATCAGCTTATCTGTCACGGGAATTGCTGGCCCTAAAGGCGGCACTCCCGAAAAACCTGTCGGTACTGTGTGGTTTGGTTGGGCAAGCCTAGATCTTTTTGATACTTTCGCACTCATGCAACATTTTCACGGCGATCGAACGCATATACGACAACAAGCTACTCAATTTGCGCTTGATACGCTTTATAAAAAACTTTCAACAATAAGGGGTCAAGTCCTGAAATAAGAAATAAGCTAATCATACGGCAGTGTATAGTCTATGATTTGTGTTTGGCCTATTTCTTATTTGAGGACTTGACCCCTTCAATTCACCCTTTTCCGTATCCGACCATCACAGCATCATTACCATAAATTTGCTGAAGGGCATTAATTAATTCATTTTTCGGTGAAACTTTCCACTCATCTCCCAACAACATTCTCGCCTTACCTTCAGTATTTTGATAGTCAATTAATACTCTACAAGATCCTTCTTTAAATTGACCCAAAGCCGATTGAAGCGCCGATAAAGTCGATTCAAGATTCGCCTGTTGAGTCGCATCAATATACACCGATTTTGCAAATTCACACCGCGCCATCGATAAATCTAAAATACGGCGCGCACTCATCCGTAGTCCACCCGAAAATTCATCAGTACTGACTTCACCATCAATAATTAATAATTGATCTTTAACCAGCAACGGACGAGCCTCTTCAAACACTTCAGAAAATACCGCCACTTCAATAATATCTTTACGATCTT encodes the following:
- the dnaE gene encoding DNA polymerase III subunit alpha (catalyzes DNA-template-directed extension of the 3'- end of a DNA strand by one nucleotide at a time; main replicative polymerase) → RVIEALIQSGAMDHFGTHRASLLASVDHAFRYSDQHRKNQEFGQQDLFGMAVTHHETIKVDYVKVPKWRDEERLQAEKATLGFYLSGHPIQQYEKELRQFISNTISTLKPTERKKTVLVAGYVVSVRTLMTKRNTRMAIVKIEDRKDIIEVAVFSEVFEEARPLLVKDQLLIIDGEVSTDEFSGGLRMSARRILDLSMARCEFAKSVYIDATQQANLESTLSALQSALGQFKEGSCRVLIDYQNTEGKARMLLGDEWKVSPKNELINALQQIYGNDAVMVGYGKG
- a CDS encoding CinA family protein, giving the protein MSQSLYDLLKIHRQKLVTAESCTSGLLAAEITSLSGSSDWFDRGFVTYSNLSKQEMLSVNAQTLEKFGAVSEQTAIEMAEGALQKSNATISLSVTGIAGPKGGTPEKPVGTVWFGWASLDLFDTFALMQHFHGDRTHIRQQATQFALDTLYKKLSTIRGQVLK